The genomic window GGTGAACTGTTAAAGCATGTGAAGCCAAGCACAATATGATTAACCCATCTAGTACATTTAGTTTAGATGATTAATGCAGCGTTAGATCTCCGCGTGAAAAggaaaatacataaaaaaatatttaatcaatACTTCTTCTACGTGTTTCTCGCCAATGAGAACTATGGAGAGTTAGAAAGTTGGGATGAGTTTTCAGTAAATCATTGGCTCTTCTGTAAACTAATGAGAAATTATATAGTCATTTCTTAGTGAAACCCTATTTTCAActagaaaaaattgaaacttgaATATAATCCTAGCAACAAATGGCTAGCTTTTGTTTCCGCTTTGACTCCAAATGACATAAATATACGGTTTCATTGTTTGGATCTGTTACATTTCCTACGTATATATGTTGTACAGCACTATTCAGATAATGCTTCATCGAACAGCATTACGCTCTGCTGCCGATTCTTACACTCTGTGCTCATGATCATACACAACCCATGTTTTCCACCACATCTAATTAAAGCCTCCCTTTTTTGTGTTGTGATCTGGAGAAGCATTGGATGCATAAGGAGCAATGAACATGTTTTGTGGCTCACATGCTGTGAAAAGTTAATAAAACAGAAGGGCAACTTGGCCAACTAGGTTAAAAACCCCACCACACATGCACTTCTTACTGGATGTGTGGGAAAAAGGAATGGACAAATGGGGAAGGAAACATGTGTGCTTCTCTCATTAGCTGTCATCTACTATGTGAAGTAATATATTGTGAATGACAATTTATGAAGAGCAACTCAACTGTATGTCCTTCTGAAATTGACCCATCaatgattttatcaaattttacgTACTCCAGCTATATATTTTTCAgctaaaaaagtgtgaattATTTACTGAAAACTACGACCGATAACTCTTTTGGGGTACGTTTGATCCGACAATGTGGTTTCTAGTTTCATAATTCAAAACCTTCTGCGCTGCTGCGCTAATATCATATTAAGTTATGTGAAATAATTACTggtctccaaaagcttaagcaaGTATAGTGCAATGTTTTTGAAACAAAACTTTTTAtgtcctttatttttttaagtttttaatttttaattttgtttttctttttcactgcAAATGCCACATGGCTTATTATGATCAGCCAAATTCACCTGTGAGTTCCAGTTGTCACCCATGGCCCCATGAGGCTTTAATGAGACCCTTTGCCTCTTCATCTTAGCCTCAGCAatgtttattttatcttattttttatttcattgtatatattttatcttttcaagTTTGTGTGTCATGGACTATTCATAAATGTAACTTATTCACACTTCATAAAAGCATAATAACTCAAAATTGTGTGTGACACTCcattaattaatagttcccaATTCATTGATGATAGCATCTTAGTAGGGCACGTAAAAGTTTGGGTCTCAACatgtttaattaatataataatcataatataaGCACTTAATTTCAACCAGTTGGTTAGGTCCATCGAGATCTCGTTTACGTACGTACCATGCAGAAGAAGCGTATTTGTTCCTAAGAAGATATTCAAATTAGTACGTAATGTGTTTTTCGTTTAACAAAAGAGCCGTATACATGAATGAAATACAAAAAAACGTAATTTTTAGATTAGAAAAGACAATCCTAAACTATGAAAATTTTAACACATTTAAGAGATTAACAAAATTAAGCATGTAAGGATTAGAGTAGGTCTGAGGTAGATGATCACTTCAGAAGTGGAGGGTCGCAATATATCTCCAACTCTCTATAccaattggatatatatattttttataaaattcagaGTAATTTAAACACCATGAATACattctgttttatttttttctaaaataattttattttgagttaAAGCTCCataccattttttttaaaaaaaggacctttgagtaaatattttagataagaaGGGTTAAAAGCTGGGGTTGGGTCAGGGCCCTTCACGTTGAATTCGAGTAAAATAAATGCACATTCGAGGCCATTCCATACGGTGCCCAAAACCTCAAATGATCGCATCGAATCATTCCGTGCCCGATGCCACTTCCAATATCCACCGTCCGATCGCAATAAAACGGCTTAAAATACACAATCTTAACCATCGTGTACTACCACACATCCGCAACGCATGCAAAaccaaaatataacatatataaataaacagtagctttttttttttttttttgatttcgCTAAGAGAAGTTATTTAGAAGCAagcaaaattagtttttttttgagaaaaatgcaACATGCTATCGCTttcgtttaatttttaaaaataaaattagctgaaaatataaaatagttagACTTCGAATTGCAAAATTAGTTAATATGAATTAATAAGAGTATCAATGTAGATCTCCAATATGGACAATGTTTAAAGCAACACGTAAATGATAGAGGATATCAATTAGATGTTACATCACTATTTAAAGGTGCTAAAACTGCGAGAGATGAGTTTCAAACAGAACTTGCCAAAAAAGCAAGAAGAGGAAATATGGTTGATTGGGAAGCTGCAGTGTCTATAGTGTTAGGGGTGATCATGAGGAAGAGCATATACAGGTTCCAAGAAGTGGGCGAGATCGCGGCGGAGTGCATGTCCCTCTTCGTGTCGACCGTCCGATTCTCCAGGATGGTTTATCGCCGGCCGATCACGGCCTCGATTCGGGAGCCGGTGATCTTTTGGTTTGAGTAGGGATAGGATTTGATTCAGCTCAGTTCCCTCAATATTGTAGCAACagggagtatatatatatatatatatgcttaagAGTTAGTTTCATTGAATAAACACAGCAAAATTATATCCTCTTCGTGAGAAAGTTATTCTACAAAAGTTCTTTTTAAGCAAAGTTTTTTTGAATTGTTGAAATCACTTTCTTTAAGAAAACATTGAACTACTTTGGGGCATATCTCAACTTCTTGTTCTCCTGTACCTTCTTGGATAATAAATTAGTATCTATACGGTGCGAGCCACTAACAATAAGAAAAGCTAGAGCGACAAGAAATGTCCACAAAGTAACACCTGCTATAGAATTGGAACGATTACCGAATCTAATTCAAGATAACTAAGCAAAGTTCACAAGGTTCATGTCATCTCCACAAGTTCAGGGGTTTTCAAAAAGATAATGAGACAACGAGGTGCTGTCTCATAGTAACTTAGAACTCTTATTGCTCCTAAGAACCCCCATAGAAAGCAAATACACAGAGCGTCAGTTCACAGTTTAGATAATGCCATGTCCATCACTTCGGCGAGAAAATCTGTAGCAAAGAAAGTGAGGCATATAAATTAGATAAGTTATCCACAAATGAAAGATACCAAAACTAAGGAACAGGAAATAAGAGAAAGAATTGTACTGGAATCTTCTTTTGTGAAGCATAGTGGCGGCGTTATTCTAAAGACATTCCCATGGAAGCCGCCCTTCCCGACCAAAACACCCATATCTGTTGCAGGAATCAAAGATCATAAGAAGATCATCTATTGGATGGTAGGCAATAATAAactattaaagttttatttgaGCAAACTCGCAACTTTTGGGACCAGTTTTCGGAACGACAGCTCTAATCAAGAAGCAGAAGTTCGGTAGGCAAAACGACCGTTTGGGTCCCAAGATCAGAAGCTCCAATTCGCGCTTAAGCCGGATTTACCTTTCATTTGTTCCATGACATGCAAGATCTCAGCTTTGGCCGGAGTTTTCTTTTCGTGGTCAGTTACTAGCTCAATTCCAAGCATCAAACCTCGTCCCCTCACATCGCCAATAACTGATAGAACACCAAACATGGGAAAATTGAGTAAACCAAGAtatgttttaacttttaacaGAAAAGATACAGAGCTAGATGCATTAGAAATAGAAACAAATACTTACTTTCATGCTTTTCCTGTAGTGCTATTAGTCGATCTTTCAAGTAAGAACCGACGACATGTGCGTTCTCTTGAAGCTTCTCTTTCTCAAGCACTTTAAGAACAGCATGCCCACCAGCAGTGCAAACAGGATTGCCGCCAAATGTATTGAAATAGCTTCTACGAGTCAAAACCTGGGCGATTTCTGGAGTTGTAACAACTGCTCCTATAGGTATCCCATTTCCAATGCCCTGATTACATAGCACTTAAAACCATGAGAAATTTATCATAGAAGAGAGTACTTATCTAATGAATGGACAAAACATGCTAGAGAAGAGAATACGAGTCTCAGCATTAAAAGACTGTTTAGTGAGTTGGAGCTTGACCAGAAGTGTTATTTTAGTATAGCTGATTGAAGAAGCACTAATAGTTGTGCCATTATGTCCCTCTCCTTCCAGAAACAACTTTCCTCTCTAATAAAAGCATAAGCTCCAATTTGGAGTTTTTGTGTTTGAAGCCCAGCATCTCATTTCACTCCCCGATTTAGCAGACGCTAGCAACTTCTCTGTTTGTTAAACGCCTGGCTTGTACTTCTCTAATAGAGAAGCTATACCAGACGTCATACCAAACAGGCACTGACATAACGGCGAGACGCTTACATAATATTCACTCTTGTTTGTACCTTTGCCATGGTTACTATATCTGGCACCACTCCATGGGCCTCAAAGCTCCAGAAATGGCTTCCTGTGCGTGCAAATCCTGCCTGGACTTCGTCGGCTATACAGAGGCCGCCAGCTTTCTTTATTGTGTTGTATACAGCAGGCAGGTAACCTGGCGCTAATTCCAGTATTCCCCCAACTCCCTGCCAAGGTGTAGCATTTCAGTTTCAAAGAATTCTATCTGCAACTTAAATAATTATCTATCAAATTTAAAGAAAGCAAGTTATATCAAAACGAGAGAGTTCTCctataataaacaaaattttaacgAATAGTTAAGTAGGTTGGATATGAGAGATTGGCCGTATGGAGGCAATGTACTTGTATAGCTTCTGAAATGAAACCAGCAACTCGCCCAGAAGTTCCAAATTCGATGATTTCTTGAACATCTCTGGCATACTTTTCACCATCTGAGCCAAAAGGACCTCTATATTGATCTGGATTCAGTGCATGGTGCACTCCGCTCTGCAAACAGCAAAACATGTAAAATACCGTAGTTATAAACTTCGAGAGGACCAACTTGTTATGTGCTATGGATAAGGATCATAACTCCCATAAGTACCTGGACAACATTAAATTTCCAGTTGCATTGGGCGGTTGCACCCATCGTTCCAGCTGCATTCCCATGATAAGCATTTCTGAGTGAAATAATATCATGACAACCAGTGTAAAGCCGAGTGATCATCATTGCCAATTCATTTGCTTCAGTTCCCGAATTCGTGAAGAAAACGACCTGCGAACGTGCGACAAACTCGTAAAAAGTTCAACTACATACAAAAAGCCTTACTTTCTAAAGAGAAAAAAcatgtgggaaaaaaaaagagaataaccTTGAGATCACCCGGCAATTTGGAGGCTAACGCCTCTGCAAAATCGGCAATAGCATGGTTGAGGTATACAACAGTGGAATGCTGCAGCCGTTTCGTCTGATTTATAACAGCATCAATGACTTCAGGATGGCAGTGGCCGCAGCAAACGGTGGCAATACCGCCGAAAGCATCGAGATAGCGCCGCCCGTCTTCATCGAACAAGTACTGCATCTTCCCAGCGACGATGTTCAACTGCACAAATGCCACCATTAATCTCATTTTC from Ananas comosus cultivar F153 linkage group 23, ASM154086v1, whole genome shotgun sequence includes these protein-coding regions:
- the LOC109728129 gene encoding alanine--glyoxylate aminotransferase 2 homolog 3, mitochondrial-like; the encoded protein is MRLLFRRLYSTLGPKRARSGLAAAREEGAILPKMPPFAYAPPPYDGPRAAEILRKRSEFLSPSMFYFYKNPLNIVAGKMQYLFDEDGRRYLDAFGGIATVCCGHCHPEVIDAVINQTKRLQHSTVVYLNHAIADFAEALASKLPGDLKVVFFTNSGTEANELAMMITRLYTGCHDIISLRNAYHGNAAGTMGATAQCNWKFNVVQSGVHHALNPDQYRGPFGSDGEKYARDVQEIIEFGTSGRVAGFISEAIQGVGGILELAPGYLPAVYNTIKKAGGLCIADEVQAGFARTGSHFWSFEAHGVVPDIVTMAKGIGNGIPIGAVVTTPEIAQVLTRRSYFNTFGGNPVCTAGGHAVLKVLEKEKLQENAHVVGSYLKDRLIALQEKHEIIGDVRGRGLMLGIELVTDHEKKTPAKAEILHVMEQMKDMGVLVGKGGFHGNVFRITPPLCFTKEDSNFLAEVMDMALSKL